GCGAAGAAGGTGGATGACCATCATCCGGCGGCGGTGGTGGGCACGGCGGCCGAGGCCACGATGAAGGAGCAGCAGTCCTCGCTGGGTCTTGAAGGAAACACGGACAAGAAAAAGAAGAAGACGCATCCGTTGCGGGGAGGGCCGAAGCGCCGCTACTCCAAGGTGCAGTTGAAGAAGGACCAGGAGCAGAAGAAGGCCGCGCAGCAGCAGACGCAGCCTTCCTCAACCACTGGGACTTCGACTTCAGACAGCGGAAGCAGCCAGCCGCAGCAGTAGGAAATTCAATAGAACGGGCCTGTTATGAAAGAGCCGATGATCGCCGATCTCGCGCGGTATGAGAATCAGTCGATCACCGGCTTTTTCTGTGCCTCGCAGAAGAGCGTGCGCAATAAGAAGGATGGCGCGCCTTATCTGGCGCTGGTGCTGGCCGACAGTACCGGGCAGGTTGAGGCCCTTCTGTGGGACATGACCGATTGCCGCGGCGAGTTTTCGCAAGGCGACGTGGTGAAGGTTCGCGGGCAGGTGGGCCGCTATCGCGATAAATTGCAACTCACACTTTCACAAATCCGCAAGGCTGAGCCGAATGAGTTCACACTGGCGGATTTTGTGAGGGCGACCGAGCGCGATGTGAACGAGCTGTGGCAGGAGCTGGAGAGCTGGGTGGCCAGCTTTACCGACGCCGATCTGCAACGGCTGGTGCGGGCCTTTCTGAATGACGCGGAGATTGGCGGCGCGCTGCGGGAGGCTCCGGCAGCGAAGAGCATGCATCATGCGTGGATTGGCGGGCTGCTGGAGCACATTGTGTCGCTGGTGGGGCTGTGCGACCGCGTGGCGAGCTACTATCCTGGGATTCATCGCGACCTGGTGCTGACGGGCGCCATGCTGCACGACATTGGCAAGCTGGCCGAGCTGCGCTGGGGCATGAGCTTTGACTACACGCTGCCGGGACAGTTGCTGGGCCACATCACCATGGGCGTGAACATGGTAGAGCGGAAGATTGCGGAGCTGGGGGATTTTCCGGCAGAGAAGCGCGTGCTGGTGGAGCACATGATTCTGAGCCACCATGGCCGGTATGAATATGGGTCGCCGAAGCTGCCGATGATTCCGGAAGCGATTCTGCTGCACTATCTGGATGACCTCGATGCGAAGATGCAGACGGTGACGAACGAGTTTGCGCGCGCTGCGGCGAGTGGCCGGGATGCGGCGGAGATGACCGAATGGGTGCGGTCAATGGAGCGGCCGCTGTTGAATACGCGGGCCTATCTGGCCACGGCGGAGAAGCCGACTGCGAGCGAGGATACCGACGCCGGTACGTGAGAGATGGATGCCTTACCTTTTGAAGACTGAGCCCGATGTGTATTCGATTGACGACCTGGAGCGCGACCGCGAGACGATCTGGGACGGGGTGGGGAATCCGCAGGCGGTGGGCTACCTGGCGCGCATGCCGATTGGCGAGATGCTGGTGATCTACCACACGAGCGGCGAGAAGCGCGCGACCGGGCTGGCCAAGTGCGTGGCCGTGAATGCGGAGAATCCGAAGGTGCCGGAAGTGCGGATTCGCTTTGTGAAGAAGCTGAAGACGCCGCGCACGCTTGCGGGGATGAAAGAGATGAAGCTGTTTGCGGAGTCTCCGCTGGTGCGGCAGGGCCGCCTTGGAGTGGTGCCGCTGACGGCGGCGCAGTATGAGTGGATCGCGGGCCAGTAGTCTGCGAGATGATGCGCGGCGGCGGCCCGGAGATGGGTTGCCGGTAAAAGTCATCTACAATCAATATTGAAAAAATGTCTATGCTTCGATTTTCTACAGCCGGGGAATCCCACGGCGAAAGCCTGATTGCGCTGGTGTCTGGTATGCCGGCGGGCGTGCCGATTGATCAGGATTTCGTAAACCGCGAACTTTGGCGCCGCCAGCAGGGCTATGGCCGTGGCGGCCGCATGCGCATTGAGCAGGACACGGCTCACTTTTTGAGCGGCGTGCGTCATGGCAAGACGATCGGCTCGCCCATCGCGATGGAAATTGAGAATCGCGATTGGAAGAACTGGACCGAGATTCTTCCCGTAGAGACGGGCGATGCGAGCAAGCACAAGGCGGTGGCTTCGCCGCGCCCGGGGCATGCGGACCTTGCCGGGGCGCTGAAGTATGACTTTGCCGAAGCGCGGTATGTGCTGGAGCGTGCCTCGGCGCGCGAGTCCACGGCGCGTGTGGCGGCGGGCGCTGTGGCGAAGTCGCTGCTGCTTGAGCTGGGCATCGATGTGGCGAGTCATGTGGTTCGCGTCGGCAATGTGGAGATGGAGCGCACGGCGACGTGGGCTGAGATTGCCGCGTTGCGCGAGTTGGATGAAGTGATGCTTGGCTGTGTGGATGCCGAGACCGAGGCGCGCATGAAGGCCGAGGTGGATCGCGCGCTGCTGACCAAAGACACGATTGGCGGTGTGTTTGAGGTGGTGGTGCATGGCGCGCCGGCTGGCATTGGCACTTATGCCAATTGGGATGAGCGGCTGGATGGCGTGCTGGCGCAGGCGGTGATGTCACTGCAGGCGGTGAAGGCTGTGGAGATTGGGCGCGGTGTGACGGCGGCGGCCTCGATGGGCTCGGATGTGCACGATGCCATCGGCTATGCGGCGGAGCTGCCTGAGGGCGCGCACACGCGCTTCACTCGCGAGCGGAACAATGCGGGCGGCATTGAAGGCGGCATTTCAAATGGCGAGGATGTGGTGGTGCGCGGCTATCTGAAGCCGATCTCGACGTTGCGCCAGCCTCTGGCCTCAGTGCGGTTTGACACGCGCGAAGAGACGAAGGCGGCGTATGAACGCAGCGACGTCTGCGTGGTGCCGGCGGCCGGCGTGGCTGCCGAGGCGATGGTGGCGCTGGCCTTTGGACGGCTGCTGCTGGAGAAGTTTGGCGGCGATTCGCTGCGCGAATTGAAGCGTAACTATGACGGTTACCTGGAACAGATTCGCAGGTTTTAGTGATGATTCGACCGATTGTGAAGTATCCCGACCCAGTGTTGCAGCAACCGGCAGAGCCGGTGACCGAGTTTAACGAGGAGCTGCGCGCGCTGGTCGATGACATGTTTGAGTCGATGTATGAGGCGAAGGGCATCGGGCTGGCCGCGCCGCAGATCGGCATTTCGAAGCGGCTGACGGTGATTGACCTAAGCTTCAAAGAGAATCCGGACGAGAAGATTGTGCTGATCAATCCGGAGATTATTCATCGCGAGGGCCGCCAGTATGAGGAAGAAGGCTGCCTGAGCCTGCCGGATATTCGCGAAAAGGTGGTGCGCGCGGAAAAAGTAACTGTGCGTGCGCAGAATCTGGATGGCGAGTGGTTTGAGATGGATGGCGAGGAGCTGCTGTCACGGGCTTTTCAGCATGAGATCGATCATCTGGACGGGGTGCTGTTTATCTTTCGCATCAGCGCGCTGAAGCGGGACCTGGTGCTGCGGCGCATTCGCAAGATGCAGCGCGCGGGCGAGTGGTAGCGCGATGAAGCTGGTATTTTGCGGCACGCCCGCGTTTGCTGTTCCTACGCTGGAGGCGCTGCTGCAGGCCGGGCACGATGTGGCGCTGGTGGTGACGCAGCCGGACCGGCCGAGCGGACGCGGCATGCAAGTGTTGGCTCCGCCGGTGAAGCAGACGGCGCTGGCCGCGGGGCTGCCGGTGGTGCAGCCGGAGAAGATCAAGAACAATCTGGAATTTCGCGCGCAACTGGAGGCGATTGCTCCGGATGCAATCATTGTGGTGGCGTATGGGCGGATTATCCCGAAGTGGATGCTCGATCTGCCGCGCTACGGCAATCTGAATCTGCATGCTTCGCTGCTGCCGAAGTATCGCGGGGCCGCGCCGATTCAATGGGCCGTGGCGATGGGTGAAACGGTGACGGGCGCGACGACGATGCGCATCGACGAGGGCCTGGATACGGGCGATATGCTGCTGCAGGATGAGATGGAGATTCCGCCCGCGATGACGGCGGAGGAGCTGTTTCCGCTGCTGGCGGAGATGGGCGCTCCCCTGATGGTGGAGACGCTGGCCGGGCTGGAGCAGGGCACAGTCACGCCGCAAAAACAGGATGAGGCGCAGGCAACGCTGGCGCCGATATTGACGCGTGAAGATGGACGCGTGGATTTTGCACGCAGCGCGGCGGAGATCTATAACCGCTGGCGGGGTTTTCAGCCGTGGCCGGGTGCGTGGACGATGCTGGGCGGCAAGAAGCTGACGCTGCATCGCATGCTGTTGGCCGAGCGCGAGGATCGCGCGGAGCCGGGTATGGTGCGTGTGCATGCGGGGCGGTTGTTTTTCGCCTGCGGCGATGGCGGCTGGCTGGAGATTGCGGAGCTGCAACTTGAGGGCAAGAAGCGTATGCCGGTGACGGACTTTTTGCGAGGGAACACGCTCGCGCCAGAAACGCGGCTGGGCGCATGATTGCTCCGGCGCGCCGGGTGGCGTTTGATTTGCTGCAACGCATGGCCACGAGCGATGCGCATAGTGACGAGTTGCTGCGCACGATGAAGGTGAATGCGCTGGCAGCACAGGACCGCAACCTGGTGACGACGCTGGTGCTGGGCACGCTGCGCTGGCAGCCGGCTTTGGATCAAATACTGTTACAGTTTTTGACGCGGCCCGATCAGCGGCTTTCAGAGCCGGTGCGCGCGGCGCTGCGGCTGGGTGCGTTTCAATTGCTGCATCTGGATCGCGTGCCCCCGCATGCGGTGCTGAATGACAGCGTGGAGCTGGTGAAGCTCTCGAATGAAGCCTACGCAACCGGGCTGGTGAATGCGGTGCTGCGCAAGGTGATGCACATGCCGCGCGGAGCAGGGATGGATGCGGCGGCGGCGCACCCCGCGTGGCTGGCCGCGCGCTGGCGGCGGCACTTTGGGGCCGAAGCGGCGCAGGCGATTTGTGAGTATGACCAGCAGGCGAGCCCGGTGGCGTTGCGTGTGCAGAGTGCAAATCCTGCAGAAGAGCTGACGGGCGAGGGCGTGGAGTGCGCGCCGGGCGAGTGGCTGAATGACGCCTGCCGGGTGTTGCGCGGCGATGTGGCCAGAACGCAGGCCTTTGCCGAGGGCCGCGTGCGCGTGCAGGACGAAGGGTCGCAACTGGTGGCAGAGCTGGCGGCCGCCGCGATGCCGGAGGCGAAGCGGGTGCTGGATGCGTGCGCTGCTCCCGGAGGCAAGACGGCTGTGCTGGCCGAGCGGCTGGCGGAGGCGCGGATTGTAGCGCTTGAGATCAGCGAGCGGCGGCGCGAACAGATGAAGCGCAATCTGAAGGCCTACGAAGGGCGTGTGGAGTGCGTGGCGGGAGATGCGTCGGCGCTGCCTGCAGAGCCAGAGTATGACCTGATTCTGTGCGATGCGCCCTGCAGCGGCACGGGAACGATGGCGCGGAATCCGGAGATTCGGCTGCGGGTGTATCCGGAGGACCTGACGCGGCAACAGGCGCGGCAGGTTGCCATTCTGCGTGGTGTGGCCGGGGCACTGAAGCCCGGCGGGCGCGTGGTGTATGCGACGTGTTCGCTGGAGCCGGAAGAGAATGAAGATGTGGTGCGCGCGGTGGCGGCGCGCGTGGGGTTGCGGGTGGTGGAGATGACTCCGCTGGTGGAGCAACTGGCCGCCAGGGGTGTGCTGACAGAGCGCGGGCGGGAAAATGTGCTCGCCGCAATTACAAATGACCAGTTGCGCACGCTGCCCGGGGTGCATCCCTGCGATGGTTTTTTTGCCGCGGTGCTGGAGCGGGTGGACTAAGCGCTATTTTGCAACTGTGAGAGTGACAGTTGTGCCGGGCGTGACCTGGTAGCCGGCCAAAGGCGTCTGCGCGAGTACAGAACCGGTCAGGACGGGCGGCCGGGGAGCGGCGGTGGAGTTTACGCTGCCGACGGGCGGGATAGCCACGGCGACTTCTTTGACGGGCGCGAGCCGCAGGCCGGCATGGGTGACGGTGAGCGCGGCGCCGGTGAAGATTTTTCCTACAAGATTGGGCATGACGAGCGCATTTTGCGTGGGGGTGTCTTCGTCTGCCGGGGCGGCGACGAGCAACTGTACGTTGGGGCTGGCGACGTCTTTGGCATGCGCCGTGGGCGTTTGCGCCAGCACGG
The DNA window shown above is from Acidobacterium capsulatum ATCC 51196 and carries:
- the aroC gene encoding chorismate synthase produces the protein MLRFSTAGESHGESLIALVSGMPAGVPIDQDFVNRELWRRQQGYGRGGRMRIEQDTAHFLSGVRHGKTIGSPIAMEIENRDWKNWTEILPVETGDASKHKAVASPRPGHADLAGALKYDFAEARYVLERASARESTARVAAGAVAKSLLLELGIDVASHVVRVGNVEMERTATWAEIAALRELDEVMLGCVDAETEARMKAEVDRALLTKDTIGGVFEVVVHGAPAGIGTYANWDERLDGVLAQAVMSLQAVKAVEIGRGVTAAASMGSDVHDAIGYAAELPEGAHTRFTRERNNAGGIEGGISNGEDVVVRGYLKPISTLRQPLASVRFDTREETKAAYERSDVCVVPAAGVAAEAMVALAFGRLLLEKFGGDSLRELKRNYDGYLEQIRRF
- the fmt gene encoding methionyl-tRNA formyltransferase; protein product: MKLVFCGTPAFAVPTLEALLQAGHDVALVVTQPDRPSGRGMQVLAPPVKQTALAAGLPVVQPEKIKNNLEFRAQLEAIAPDAIIVVAYGRIIPKWMLDLPRYGNLNLHASLLPKYRGAAPIQWAVAMGETVTGATTMRIDEGLDTGDMLLQDEMEIPPAMTAEELFPLLAEMGAPLMVETLAGLEQGTVTPQKQDEAQATLAPILTREDGRVDFARSAAEIYNRWRGFQPWPGAWTMLGGKKLTLHRMLLAEREDRAEPGMVRVHAGRLFFACGDGGWLEIAELQLEGKKRMPVTDFLRGNTLAPETRLGA
- a CDS encoding transcription antitermination factor NusB translates to MIAPARRVAFDLLQRMATSDAHSDELLRTMKVNALAAQDRNLVTTLVLGTLRWQPALDQILLQFLTRPDQRLSEPVRAALRLGAFQLLHLDRVPPHAVLNDSVELVKLSNEAYATGLVNAVLRKVMHMPRGAGMDAAAAHPAWLAARWRRHFGAEAAQAICEYDQQASPVALRVQSANPAEELTGEGVECAPGEWLNDACRVLRGDVARTQAFAEGRVRVQDEGSQLVAELAAAAMPEAKRVLDACAAPGGKTAVLAERLAEARIVALEISERRREQMKRNLKAYEGRVECVAGDASALPAEPEYDLILCDAPCSGTGTMARNPEIRLRVYPEDLTRQQARQVAILRGVAGALKPGGRVVYATCSLEPEENEDVVRAVAARVGLRVVEMTPLVEQLAARGVLTERGRENVLAAITNDQLRTLPGVHPCDGFFAAVLERVD
- a CDS encoding 3'-5' exoribonuclease YhaM family protein — encoded protein: MIADLARYENQSITGFFCASQKSVRNKKDGAPYLALVLADSTGQVEALLWDMTDCRGEFSQGDVVKVRGQVGRYRDKLQLTLSQIRKAEPNEFTLADFVRATERDVNELWQELESWVASFTDADLQRLVRAFLNDAEIGGALREAPAAKSMHHAWIGGLLEHIVSLVGLCDRVASYYPGIHRDLVLTGAMLHDIGKLAELRWGMSFDYTLPGQLLGHITMGVNMVERKIAELGDFPAEKRVLVEHMILSHHGRYEYGSPKLPMIPEAILLHYLDDLDAKMQTVTNEFARAAASGRDAAEMTEWVRSMERPLLNTRAYLATAEKPTASEDTDAGT
- the def gene encoding peptide deformylase, with protein sequence MIRPIVKYPDPVLQQPAEPVTEFNEELRALVDDMFESMYEAKGIGLAAPQIGISKRLTVIDLSFKENPDEKIVLINPEIIHREGRQYEEEGCLSLPDIREKVVRAEKVTVRAQNLDGEWFEMDGEELLSRAFQHEIDHLDGVLFIFRISALKRDLVLRRIRKMQRAGEW
- a CDS encoding EVE domain-containing protein; this encodes MPYLLKTEPDVYSIDDLERDRETIWDGVGNPQAVGYLARMPIGEMLVIYHTSGEKRATGLAKCVAVNAENPKVPEVRIRFVKKLKTPRTLAGMKEMKLFAESPLVRQGRLGVVPLTAAQYEWIAGQ